The Aspergillus oryzae RIB40 DNA, chromosome 5 genome segment TCGGTTATGTCAGTGTGTTGCCTGGTGCTTTCTCCGCCTATCGTTTCCGTGCCATCATGGGTCGACCCCTCGAACAATATTTCCATGGTGATCACACTCTCTCAAAACAGCTGGGTAAGAAGGGTATTGAGGGCATGAAcatcttcaagaagaacatgTTCTTGGCCGAAGATCGTATCCTTTGTTTCGAACTGGTCGCCAAGGCTGGCTCCAAATGGCACTTGTCCTACATCAAAGCCTCGAAGGGTGAAACTGACGTGCCGGAAGGTGTTGCTGAATTCATTTCCCAGCGTCGTCGTTGGTTGAACGGTTCTTTTGCGGCCGGTCTCTATTCGCTCATGCATTTCGGTCGGATGTACAAGAGTGGACATAACATCATCCGTATGTTCTTCTTGCACATTCAGATGTTGTACAACGTTTTCAACACTATCCTTACATGGTTCTCCCTGGCATCTTACTGGTTGACCACCACCGTCATCATGGACTTGGTCGGAACGCCCAGTGAGAGCAACGGTAACAAAGGATTCCCCTTCGGTAAATCGGCGACCCCTATTATCAACACAATTGTGAAGTATGTCTACCTCGGATTGTTGCTCTTGCAGTTCATTCTCGCTCTCGGTAACCGCCCCAAGGGATCCCGCTTCTCGTACCTGACATCTTTCGTCGTATTCGGTATCATTCAAATCTACGTTGTCGTCGACGCTCTGTACTTGGTGGTTCGTGCATTCACAAACAGTGATGCGATAGATTTCGTCACCGATCAAGGTGTTGGCGAGTTCCTCAAGTCgttcttctcgtcttccGGCGCCggtatcattatcatcgcCCTGGCTGCTACTTTCGGTCTCTACTTCGTCGCTTCGTTCATGTACCTGGACCCTTGGCATATGTTCACCTCGTTCCCCGCCTACATGTTCGTTCAGTCATCTTACATCAACGTTCTCAACGTGTACGCGTTCAGCAACTGGCACGATGTCTCGTGGGGTACCAAGGGTTCTGATAAGGCCGATGCGCTCCCTTCTGCAACGACTACGAAGGAGGATGGCGGCAAGGAAGCTGTCATTGAGGAAATCGACAAGCCCCAGGCTGATATTGACAGCCAATTTGAAGCCACTGTCAAGCGCGCTCTCACCCCCTACGTCCCCCctgtggagaaggatgagaagtcCTTGGATGATTCCTACAAGAGTTTCCGTACCCGTCTTGTGACGTTGTGGATCTTCAGTAATGCCTTCTTGGCTGTATGCATTACCAGTGACGGTATGGACAAGTTTGGATTCACGGTACGTTATAGTGATTGATTAATTCCCCTCTGGCCGAACGAACCGACTAACGTCTTTTCTCTCTAATAGAACACCGCTACCGACCGTACGTCGCGTTTCTTCCAGGCTCTCCTGTGGTCCAACGCTGCTGTCGCACTTGTCCGTTTCATTGGTGCCTGTTGGTTCCTGGGTAAGACGGGTCTCATGTGCTGCTTCGCTCGTCGGTAGAGAAGAGGCACGATTTGTAATGAAAACTGGGGTGTCTTGTTCTCTACGTGGCTTGCAGGGGCTGGAGGAGTTATTCTTTGGCACATTTTTGTCGCAATTTTGTATTCTACATACGATCCGTTCTTTGTATGTTTCGATTACTTGAGCTGTTTTCGTTTCGCTATCATGGTCTGGTTTAAGCGGTCGAGATGGCCGCAGGCACTTATGCTTTCTATAAAGTCTTAGCGGTTAGAATCAATAGGGTGCATCGATGGCGCAACTGAACAAAATTAAATGCTGGACCTGAGGCTCTTAGGCTTCCAAAGTTCTACCTAAAATCGGTTAGTTCCGTTATCCGAGGGCTTGGCGCATGGCGTCAGTTCATTAAATCAACCCAACTTGTCGCTTCTCCGCCTTCGTGAGTTTGCGCCTCATGTGGATCGTCATCCATTGTTGATTCTGGTCCTTTGTCGTTTCCGAGGACCTTATTTataccatcttctcctctccttgACGAGTCTCTGTACTTATACCCTTTTGAAACGACCCTGACCCACAAGTTGGTGGCGGCGAATCAATATGTTGAAGATATGGTCGATGGTCCGTTATGACTCCAACCAAAGCACCCTTGACCTTGACTCCCAATAACTAACCAAACTCACCAcagaaacaacaacagcagc includes the following:
- the chsG gene encoding chitin synthase class III (chitin synthase/hyaluronan synthase (glycosyltransferases)) produces the protein MAYQPPGKDNGAQSPNYNDSGHRLEDLPHGATYEEEASTGLLSHQQGGPFGGPFDDPHQRGTSPVRPTSGYSLTETYAPDAGFHDPYSTTGSVYSGNSAENPAAAFGVPGRVASPYARSETSSTEAWRQRQAPGGGGGGGLRRYATRKVKLVQGSVLSVDYPVPSAIQNAIQAKYRNDLEGGSEEFTHMRYTAATCDPNDFTLHNGYNLRPAMYNRHTELLIAITYYNEDKTLTARTLHGVMQNIRDIVNLKKSEFWNKGGPAWQKIVVALVFDGIDPCDKDTLDVLATIGIYQDGVMKRDVDGKETVAHIFEYTTQLSVTPNQQLIRPTDDGPTTLPPVQMMFCLKQKNSKKINSHRWLFNAFGRILNPEVCILLDAGTKPGQKSLLALWEGFYNDKDLGGACGEIHAMLGKGWKNLINPLVAAQNFEYKISNILDKPLESSFGYVSVLPGAFSAYRFRAIMGRPLEQYFHGDHTLSKQLGKKGIEGMNIFKKNMFLAEDRILCFELVAKAGSKWHLSYIKASKGETDVPEGVAEFISQRRRWLNGSFAAGLYSLMHFGRMYKSGHNIIRMFFLHIQMLYNVFNTILTWFSLASYWLTTTVIMDLVGTPSESNGNKGFPFGKSATPIINTIVKYVYLGLLLLQFILALGNRPKGSRFSYLTSFVVFGIIQIYVVVDALYLVVRAFTNSDAIDFVTDQGVGEFLKSFFSSSGAGIIIIALAATFGLYFVASFMYLDPWHMFTSFPAYMFVQSSYINVLNVYAFSNWHDVSWGTKGSDKADALPSATTTKEDGGKEAVIEEIDKPQADIDSQFEATVKRALTPYVPPVEKDEKSLDDSYKSFRTRLVTLWIFSNAFLAVCITSDGMDKFGFTNTATDRTSRFFQALLWSNAAVALVRFIGACWFLGKTGLMCCFARR